From Triticum urartu cultivar G1812 chromosome 2, Tu2.1, whole genome shotgun sequence, a single genomic window includes:
- the LOC125540588 gene encoding receptor-like protein 52, whose protein sequence is MSTTHLIVLLGFLLLAGTSSSQPTSGDLATLLAMKKQWGNPMQLASWDPVSNADHCNWTGVVCGGGEDRRAVTGVSLSKLNITGQVPESVCDLPSLTRFDLSYNNLTGSFPGVPLYACSHLRFLDLSNNSFHGVLPDDISRLSPAMEHLNLSSNHFWGTVPAAVGGLQALRSLRLDTNQFTGYYPTAEISMLAGIEQLTLALNPFAPAPAPPEFAKLTNLSYLWMSNMNMTGSIPKAYSSLENLMLFAMYGNKLTGEIPAWVWQHRKLQLLYLYNNTLTGKLPRKITSVNLIELDVSSNNLTGEIPDDFGSLKNLSILFMYSNQLTGTIPASIARLPNLRDIRLFENNLSGEIPRELGKHSPLGNLDVCNNNLSGPLPDSLCANGKLYEIVIFKNHFSGMLPENLGDCVLLKNIILSYNRFSGEFPAKIWSLPRLTTVTIDYNGFTGTLPAKLSENISLIGIENNKFSGTFPTSATGLSVFKAENNMISGELPAEMSKFPNLTELAMSGNQLTGSYQHQSFCCRSLSIST, encoded by the coding sequence ATGTCGACCACCCACCTTATTgtgctcctcggcttcctcctGCTGGCCGGCACATCGAGCTCGCAGCCAACCTCCGGCGACCTGGCCACCCTCCTAGCTATGAAGAAACAATGGGGAAATCCCATGCAGCTTGCGTCGTGGGACCCTGTCTCCAACGCCGACCACTGCAACTGGACCGGCGTGGTCTGCGGCGGCGGGGAGGACAGACGCGCGGTGACGGGGGTATCCTTGTCGAAGCTAAACATTACCGGCCAGGTGCCAGAGTCGGTGTGCGACCTACCTAGCCTCACCCGCTTCGACCTCTCCTACAACAATCTTACCGGCAGCTTCCCCGGCGTCCCGCTCTACGCCTGCTCCCACCTCCGTTTCCTCGACCTCTCCAACAACAGCTTCCACGGGGTCCTTCCGGATGATATCAGCCGCTTGTCACCGGCAATGGAGCACCTCAACCTGTCGAGCAATCACTTTTGGGGCACGGTGCCGGCTGCCGTGGGTGGGCTGCAAGCGCTGAGGTCTCTGCGTCTTGACACTAACCAGTTCACCGGGTACTACCCAACTGCCGAGATTAGCATGCTTGCCGGGATCGAGCAGCTGACGCTTGCCTTGAACCCATTTGCGCCAGCGCCGGCGCCCCCCGAGTTTGCCAAGCTGACCAACTTGAGCTACCTCTGGATGTCCAACATGAACATGACCGGCAGCATCCCAAAGGCCTACTCCAGCCTGGAGAATCTCATGTTGTTCGCTATGTATGGTAACAAGCTTACCGGTGAGATCCCGGCATGGGTCTGGCAACACCGAAAGCTCCAGCTCTTGTACCTATACAACAATACACTCACCGGGAAACTGCCACGCAAAATCACGTCGGTGAATTTGATAGAGCTTGATGTGTCATCGAACAACCTCACCGGAGAAATACCGGACGACTTTGGTAGCCTCAAGAACCTGAGCATATTGTTCATGTACTCCAACCAGCTCACCGGCACAATTCCAGCGAGCATAGCGAGGCTCCCCAATCTCAGGGACATCAGGCTATTTGAAAACAATCTCTCCGGCGAGATCCCGCGGGAGCTCGGGAAGCACTCGCCCCTAGGCAACCTCGATGTCTGCAACAACAACCTCTCTGGCCCGCTTCCGGATTCACTTTGCGCCAATGGAAAGCTCTACGAGATCGTCATCTTCAAGAACCACTTCTCTGGCATGCTCCCGGAGAACCTTGGCGACTGTGTCCTGCTGAAGAACATCATCCTCTCTTACAACCGCTTCTCGGGCGAGTTCCCCGCAAAGATATGGTCATTACCCAGGTTGACCACTGTGACGATAGATTACAATGGTTTCACAGGGACTTTACCAGCTAAGTTATCCGAAAACATCTCACTGATTGGGATTGAGAACAACAAGTTCTCTGGGACCTTTCCAACATCAGCAACCGGGCTGTCTGTGTTCAAGGCAGAGAATAACATGATCTCCGGCGAGCTACCGGCGGAGATGAGCAAGTTTCCCAACCTTACAGAGTTGGCGATGTCCGGCAACCAACTAACTGGTTCGTACCAACATCAATCATTTTGTTGCAGAAGCTTGAGTATCTCAACCTGA